The nucleotide sequence GTCCTGGGCTTTTCTGGGCCCTGGCACCTCTAAGGGAGATCATTATTAAAAGTCATCAGGAATCTGCAAATCAATATAATGGGGTGGTGAATAATCttcccctttgctgctgctggaacgtgccaggcagcagcggtGTCTGCCCCAAAAATTACCGGTGATGCAACaacatagattcacagaatggtttaggttggaagggaccttatagatcacccagctccaacccccttcaAATATTGAAgtgtagctctaaggtctccccagagcctcctggctcctggctgaacagcccttactctctcagcctgtcccctcaGGATCACTCAGCCGGACGATCAGCTCCTCAGTTACTGATCTCAGTCTGGTCCCATTGCCGTAGGATTGACGGCAGGAAATGGCCAGATGAAAGCTCCCACCCGCTGGGCTGGCGTAGCTAAGCCTGCCCGCCTggaggctgtgtgctgctcagGCTGAAACAAGAAAAGCTACAAGACTGGGTGTCAGACCCAGAGAGTTCTCTGGCTGCTTTGTCCTGTGGGGCAATTAAAAAGTGGTGTGATCAAGATGGAGCCTCCTTGAGGTTCCCACACAcacttccctgctctccccagatgaaatctttattttcctcattccagccctaacaatatAACTATTATCACAACCACCTGACTCCCCACCCCTTTTGTGAGATCTCCTGCGTGTTCCTGGGAACTGGAGGCAGATGCAACCACCTCAGACCAGTTTTATTTCTGacacctgctgctccccagccaacAGAGATCACAGAGTTGCGTCTAGTCAGCCTCCAAGCCCAGTGAAGtagccagcacagcagagacttgCTTGATAGATACACAGATGctcactgctgcccagctggagcTTTATGAGAGCTAACATTAGGACAACTAAGTTTATATTTACCTCAATTTTTGATCCTGCCTCATATAATTCTCCGAGTGCCTCCTTTGGTCACTCACACTTCAgtgctttcattttgtttctgcttctcagctctgccctggtgatggTGGCCTTTCGTCCTCTGGAATATAAGCCAGAAGTGATGCCTTCAAAAAGTGAATCCACCTGGAATTAAGCATTTAAGAAGAGAAATTAACCTATAAATCCTATTGCTTTTATAAGTCATGCCAGCTTTTGTAGCCAAATAACTTATGAGAACATTTCCCACCACAACCTTCTCAAAAGGCATCATGCCCCTTTCCCATCTCCTTTTTGATAGTTCagacataaaatcatagaatcacaaaatggtttgagttggaagggacctccaaaggtcatccagtccaaccaccttgcagacagcagggacatcctctacaagatcaggctgcccagagccctgtacAGCCTGACCTTCAATATCTCTGCAACTTGTTGTagtgttccagcactctcatggtaaagaacctgttcctgacatccaatctaaatctgctcttctctcatttcaaaccattgcctcccatcctatcactgcaggcttttgcaaaccatccctctgcagcctttttgtagccttcttcaggtactggaaggctgctattaggtctccccacagccttctcttctccagactgagcaaccccagctctctcagcctgtcctcatagcagaggtggtcCAGGTCCCCAGTCAtttctgtggccagcaggtccagagaggtgattctgccactttgctctggtaagacctcacctggagtactgcatccaactctggagcactcagcacaggaaggacatggaccttaTGGAGAGGGTTCAGAatagagccacaaagatgattcaagggctggagcacctctgctatgagataTTCTGCTGTGAAGAGTCTATCATCTGCACAGCATAGGAAGAGCAGCCCAGTCATTACAGAGTATTTCCAGCCTGTTGCTATCATTTTGTAGATGGGAGATACTGGACTTTAAACAAAAGAGCAGGAACAGCTACCACAGAATTTTCTTTGGCAGTTTCCTTCTGactcagcctgtcaccacaaggTGACTCATCATGTCTGGGTAAATGCTCTGCTAAGGAGACTTGGTTACTGAAGATGTTAAGGATCTCCAGCTCAGCACTGGAGCaaggcactgcagagagctggagatggAGAATGAGGATGGATGAGCCTCTTCTGCACAATGACTTTGGCAtacagtgcagcagcagagacatcctcagtGTAGTCTGATCATCTCTTCAGAGCAGTTGTGTGAATCTTGCCAAGCTCCTGGCCTCTCCATCCTTTCAGCTCAACTTTCCCCCTTCTAGCATTTATTTCAGTGAATTTTTGTTAAAATGATTTGGTTTCCATTTATTTCCTGACAGTGTAAGGAAACACAGCCCACTGCTCTCCATGCAGCTGTTGTATTTATGCCTTGCTACCTGACCAGACATCTCTCTCACCTTAACTCAAGTGAGCAACTCTATCTGGAGCATCTTATTTCAAAGAGGTGGAAACCCCTGATGTTTGCTGCATTTACAGGGTCAGATGAGAACAGTCTTAGGTGCCAGTCAGAACCAAATTCACGTTCAGGAAAAGAAACACCCGTATTTGACAGTGCCACTTCAACTCCCTaatgtgttttctgtttgttacaCTTTACTGTGACACAGTAATCAGGACAGAGCCAGCTTCCTCTGTGGTTTCACTGAAATGCTGGAACTTGAACCCTTCTCATCTCCTGGCCATTGGTCTTGCTGCAACGTGTCCCAGACCCCAGAGAACTGCTACACAAGGAAAGCAGTGGGATGAACTGGAGATGGAGGATGAAGAAGGCTACACCACTTTAAATTTACAACCCTCAGCTTCAGGCATTACTCCCAGATATCCAAGCAGCAACAAATATTCTGGATTTAAGGCTCCAGCCAGCTGTGCTACAGTAGACAGTAAGTACAGATGGAAATGAACTGCTCAACCTAAATCAGGGCATAACTTCATTTTGCATGCTCACGTTGATTGCTTTAGGTCCTTCTAAACTTAGAGTATATTCTAAGATAAATGTCCCCAGCAACAGCAAAAAGAAtcatggcatcctggggggcatcaagAAAAGCATGTCCAGAAAGTCTAGGGAGGGTCTCCTCcacatctgctctgccctgttgagATCACACCTGCAATgatgtgtccagttttgggctccccagttcaagagagacagagatctgctggagagagtccagcagaggttaTGAGGATGATTTTAGACCAGAATATCTCTGCtataaggaaagactgagagagctggggctgtttagtctggagaaggctgagaggagactttatcaatgtctataaacacctgagggatgggtgtcaagctGAAGGAgtcaggctctttttggtggtgtccagtgataggacaaggagcaatggaaacaagctggaacacagcaggctccacctcagcatgaggagacacttctgtatggtgaggatgatggagcactggaacaggctgcccagagaggttgtggagtctccttctctggaatcCTTCAAAatgcacctggatgtgttcctgtgacctgccataggtgatcctgctctggtagggggattggactgggtgatctcaggaggtcccttccaacccctgactctctgtgattctgtgaatcttgtGTACCACAACTCATGATCACAGTCACTATTTTTTGTCTGACACTTATCTTTACTCCAATTATCTTTACCATTTACTTCAACACAGAAGACAAAATTCACCTTTCTGtgggttcttttttctttctttttggtagGACTCATTCCTTAGAGCAGGGCGCTACAAGAGAGGAAGGCACTGTAGTATTTTCAGATAATGCCTTGTAAATGGAAGCATTTTTCTCAGCTGTGGGAAGCAGAAAGGTGCCCTGCTTATTAGCCTTCATAGTAAATGTAAGCTCTCATAAGAGGAGAGATGCTGGGGTTTGCTGCTGActgggtttctttctctgtcccAGgaacctctgcctcctcttccatCTGGCGGCCAgtggcttttgctttccttgctctgtgcctggtgctgctgctggggctgataGCCCTGCTAACCCTGTGTAAGTACTGGAGTGTCTtgggctgctgcagtgggaaTGAACCCCAGATGTATGTCGGCTtcttctgtccctgcaggctgtcCCTGGTGTCTCTGCTCCCCCGGTGGAAACAATACGGCAAGGAGGGCACCAGCGGAGCTCTCCCATAGAGCTGACACAGGTCAATTGTGACCACTAATACCTGCACCTACCTTAACCCTGATGGTGACAGTAATCATAATGCAAGATCTAAAACTAATTAACCCTAAACCCTTAATCTTAATCCTAACCTTAATAAACCTAACATTAAAACTAACCCCTAAGCAGAAATCTAACCTATCCCTGCTCATAAATCTAAACCTATCCCCAAGCATAAACCTAACCCCAACCATCATCctaaaccacaaaccaaacataACTCTAACTATTAATATCTaagcctaaccctaaccctaacctatACCCCTAAGCATAACCCCAACCCTCATCCTAAACCATGAAACTAACATAACTCTAACCCCAACCCTTATCCTAAAATCTAACCCTAGCCCTACCCTACCCACTGATTAATCCTAAACCTAACTCTCACTCTAAACCCTCACCCCTAACCATGGACTTAATCATCAAaatgaccctaaccctaatcctAACCTTCATTTGCCCAATGATTGCAGCATATTTtccacagaaatatttcagttcACACCCTAAAGTGATGCCACATCACAGGTGGAAACAGAGACAGATAGCCACCACCTTCTCTTTGGCAGGAGGGAAGCAGTTGTAAGTGCCCAGATCCAATACTTGGGAGGCAGGGGGCATGGCATCACATCAGAGGCAACCCACCCTTTCCTCCTAACCACCTGAGGCTGGGCTATCACCAGCCTCAgataacatcacagaatcatagaatggtttgggttggaaagggcctccaaaggtcatccatccacccccccctgcagtcagcagagacatcctccactagatcaggttgctcagagccttgtccagacggaccttgaatatctccagggataaggcctcaactccctccctggacaacctgttgcagtgttccagcaccctcatggtgcagaacttgttcctaacatccaatctaaatctcctctcctctagtTCCATCTGTAGCTTTGTTCAGATGCCATCTGAAAGTCTTCAAGGACAAAGATGCTCCCACCTTCCTAGGTGACTTTCAgtgcagcacaaccctccttGGGGAGAAAAATGCACATGAATTACATGTGATGGTGCACATACAAATGAAGTagacaaaaataattaaaggaaTGCCCAAACCTACAAATTAAAGCTGCATGTGAAGCTACAGATCCTCAAACCAATTTTTAATAAGCACTTTGTTGCCCTTTAGTTTTTCAGGTTTCCAAGGATcctgaggaagggaagaagctgcaggagatgaGGAAAGCCTTGTGTTTTGAAGTGAAGGAGAAAAATGGTAAATGTGGTGGTTATGTAAATAAACACAAATCCCCCCCACCCTTTTCAGAGCCCATGGACTGAGAAACTCTGAAATCAACAGTGAAAACCACCTGACTGCTGGGTCTGGGTCTGCTTTGAACTGTGGCAGGATTTGAGATGTGGATACATGTCCCCCAGCGTGCAAAACAAGTTGCCTCTGCCCCCTCGAGAGCTGATTCATGGCTGCTCTTCATGTCTTCTCAGTCAAGCCATAGATACAGCCTCTCTACTGCTCCCAGTATGCATAATGCTCTAGGCATgggaaagagtggctggaaagctgcccagcagggaaagacctgggggtgttagTTTAACAGCTGGCtagcatgtgcccaggtggccaagaaatccaccagcatcctggccaggatcagcaatagtgtgaccagcaggagcagagcagtgaatgtgcccctgtactcagcactggggaggccacaccttgagggctaggttcagttttggggctctcattagaagaaggacattgaagggctggagtgggtccagagaaaggcaaggaagcttggggaagggtctggaggacagggctggtgaggagcagctgaggggactgggggtgtttagtctagtttagaaaaggaggctgatgggagacctcattgctctctacagctccctgaaaagaggttggagccaggcggGTGTtggtagaacagaacagaacagaacagaacagaacaggttggaagagacttttgagctCATTGTGTCcgacccatcatccaacaccatctaatcaactaaaccatggcaccaagcaccccatcaagtctccaatCTTCTCCCTAGTCCCCAACAGGttgaaaggaaatggcttcaagctgcatcaggggaggtttaggtcggacattagaagaaactttttgactgaaaggtttctcaaacactggagcaggatcCCTAGGAGGGTGCttgaatccccatgcctggaggtgtttcaaagagcagatatgtggtgctgaaggacatgggtTAGTACCGGAGCTGGTTGAGTGAGAGAGtgtttggactcgatggtcttaaaggttttttccaatccaaacaattctatgacactCTCTCTCTGATTTCTAGAAACCAAATGTGCTGTCTGTCCAGCAAGCTGGCACAGCGGTGGAGCTGACAACTGCTTCTACATctcaaagcagaagaaaacatgGAAGGAAAGCCAGGAATTCTGTTCCTCAAGAAACTCCACACTTCTTGTGCTCAAAGACAGAGCAAAGATGGTATGGTCATCACCTCATACATTCCTTTCTGTCACAGGTTTTAGCTTCCAGCAGCCTTAGGGGCAGACACATCTGGGAGCCTCTTTCCCAACACGTAAGAAACTTACCCAAAGCCCAAACATTCCTGTTTTCGTTTTGCTACAAAAAACTTACACAAGGAAGCAAGATTCCCTGGAAAGatctctccttcctccagctGGAGTTGCTTTCAGTCAGTTCCAACTCAATCCAAAGGCTGGCCTGTtggattttatttgttttaagtgAAAATCAGATAGGAAGAGACAAAATGGGAAGTGGGAAAATGGTTTATTGTTGAGTTCAGCAGCATCCTAGGGTCAGAATTGTGGTTCACAATGCTGGAGGACACCTGAGCATGACACCTTCCATGCTGACATTGAGAGATGATCTTGAGGTGCTTTGTAAATCCATTTCCATTCCAGATGTCTGAGTGCTTGCTTTGTCTTCCACTGAGGCCAGGCCAGTTTAAGCCAGCTGTGACTTCTGGATTTCAGATGAGTCTATAAACATGCTGCTAAGCAGCAAAGGAGTATCTGGATCATCTGAACAGGCTAAGATGCTGAGGAACCTCTTAGGCAGTACTTAGGCACCCAGGTAAAAATTCCAGGTGCCTAAGCATAGGTTTTTAGGGCAGTATGAGATCACTGGGGGTATTGTCTTTGACATCCAGATAATGCCTCAGCAAGGCACATTGGTTCTGGGTTGTGACTGTCAGCCATATGTGAAGGCCTCAGACAAGCTGGAGAACCTCAAAAGGTGCTAGAGGTCTGCACTTAGGCTAACAGGCTCTGCCTGCTAGGCTGACTCACCTGACTTCAGGCATCTACAATGCCAGTAGCCTGTAACTTTAGAGCTACCTCCTCAGGATCCATCACAGCTGGTGGGAGATCTGGCCAACAGGGTCAGAATTCATAGCAATCCCAGTGAGATGAATCACTTCCCAGGCTCCACTGGATCTCTTGGCTAGACCTCTGCTTAAACAGTGCTCCCACATCTGCATCTAAAATGCAGATATCCAAAGGCAGATACCTAAAGGCAGACCAGATGACCAGATAAGGCTGCTCTTCATGGTCTGGTCTCAGTTGTTTTACAGACCCAAGGTACACTCATCTGGTGGCAGTTCATGAAACACTGGTACTTGAATGGGCAGTCAGCATGCCTCTTGGGAAAcaagcatggagaagaggctgctttCTTATTGAGTAAGGGTTATGTCTGTTGGGTGCAGAACCTTCACAGCTGGAAGACACAGAAACTTAGGTCTTAGATTTCAAACCCAGCTGTGATGGTTTTCTCACCCCTGCAGGTTTCTCTGCCACAGGATACACAGTTCTACTGGGTTGGATTGTCATACATGTCTGAAAGGAATGGCTGGTACTGGGAAGATGGAACAGCTTTTTCCAAACGAGAGACAAACTGGTAAGGCCTTGTGGCTTTGGATTGGTGTGGTTATACCCAGTGGGCTCCAGTGAATCCCATGAGACTtttgcttcctcttccttcccatgTTTGTCACCTGTGCAATGACAAAGGAGCATGGAAACCATTGTATTTGCCATGAAACTCcaaattcatagaattgtagaatcatgcaattgttttggttgcccttttctggacctgctccagccccttaatGTCATTCTGGGAgtgagagccccaaaactgaacccagtcctcaagtgtggcctccccagtgctgagtacaggggcacaatccctgccctgctcctgctggccacaccattgctgatccaggccaggatgctggtgaccttcttggccacctgggcacaccctggctcatcttcagccagctgttgatcagcacccccaggtctttctctcctgggcagctttcctgcccctctgccccacgcCTGGAGCTTTGcacagggttgttgtgacctgAGTGCAGGACccggcacttggccttgttgaatctcatacagttggtctcagcccattgatccaggatgttcaggtccctctgcagatccttcTTACTCTCAAGCAAGACAACACTCCTGCTTCATGTCATCTGTAATTTATATCCTGTATAAGGAACAGTGGCTGGCAAAGAACAGCTTGATCACATAcactgctgaagtccaggcagactacatccatagcctgccccacatccaccaggcaggtcaccttatTGTAGAAGGacatcaggttggtgaggcaggacctgcccttcctaaatccatgttggctgggcctgagcccttggccatccttcaggtgcactgtgattgcccccaagatgatctgcttcataatcttgcctggcactgaggtcaggctgacaggcctggagtttccaggttcctccatccgacccttcttgtggatgggcatcacactggccagtttccagtcacctgggacctctccagtgagccaggactggtggtaaatgatggagagaggcttggtgagctcatctgccagctctcccagcaccctaggatgggtCTcacctggtcccatggacttgtgagtatccaagtggctcagcaagtccctaactacttcctcatggatttcagggggattgcactgctccctgaccccatctatcagttcaggaggccacttgtcctgaagtcctcctgccttactgttcaaaatggaggcaaagaagctatttagtacctcagccttttcctcatctttagttacagtgttcccctccaggtccaacaaacagtggaggttcttcttgcctctttttagcattaatatatttataaatatgctttctattgtctttcacagcagtgttcaGCTTAAGTTCCAACTGGGCTTCTGCCTATCAAATTTTTCTCCTCATgacctaacaacatccttaaaagTATCTCAAGTTGCCTCTCCCCtgtccaaaggtgatacagcctcttttttccccttcattcctccaagagctgcttgcccaaccaggcccagagccttccccaccagctcatctttcagtacatgggcacagcctgttcctgtaccttcaggagctcctgtttgaagtaggtccaaccatcctggatcCCTTTGCTCtcaagggctgctacccagggcactctccaaattagttgcttaaataagctgaagcctgccctctggaagtcgaAAGTGAGGcttctgttattgctcctccttatttccctgcatattgaaaactccaccaGCTCATGGCTGCTGCACCCTGgacagcctcccaccatcacatctcccaccagcccttctctatttgagaacagcaggtcaagcagggcctgagtaaggttcccagcagatgtctggcaggttaaagtcacccacaaggacaaggtctgatgatcCTGAGACAGCCtgcagttgcttatagaatatttcatcaacctcttcatcctggttgggtggtctataacagactccaaccaggatgtcagttttgttagccctccctctgattttaacccacaggctctctcaatcctttcatcctcaacctcaagttctgtggcatcaagagattccctaatacACAGgaccacccctcctcctcttctcccttgcctgtctcacctaaagagcttgtaaccacCCAGGACATCACTAAGCCATATCTTTTCATTTCCTAGGGCTGTTCTCTATGACAACATCTTCTGTGCCTTCATTTATGGACAAATTATTTATGCCAGCAACCCCTGCTCGACAAAGCAGTTGTGGATCTGTGAGAAAGTGGCTGTTGAGCTGCCCTGAAGAAGCACTGCAGAAAGGGCTGTGGGACCTGCCACTGTCAGAGGCCAGCTTTTGGAACTGgaagtgttttattttgtttgtttaccaTGCAGTTTTGTCAGAAGGGTGATTCAAATGGACAGGTCTCCAGAGACTACACCTTCTTTTGTCTGCATTTTCACTTGCAGACCACCCACCCATAATCCTCTTCTGAAGCAGCTTGCCTCAGCAGCCCTTCTTTCCCAGACCTGTTTGCCcagctgtgacactgaggcacaggGATACAGAAAGAATTCCAGTCTCCATCCACACAATTCTTCTCAtatatagaaacatagaattgttttggttggaaaaggcttctcaagtccaactgtcagtgtaacaccactatggccattaaaccatgtcctcaagtgccatgtccacctgattcttgaacacctccagggatggtgactccaccacctgcctgggtagcctgtgccagtgcctgaccactcttgcagtaaagaaacttttcctgctATCCAGCCAAACCACTCCCCCACCtgctggcacaacttcaggccacaACTTCTTGTTCTATGCcctgatactggggagaagagacaaacacccagctggctgcaacctcctttcaggaagttgtggagagcaatgaggtctcctctccaggctaaccaaccccagttccctcagctacttgtcaccagccctgttctccagacccttccccagctttgttgcccttctctggacatgctccagcccctcaatatcc is from Dryobates pubescens isolate bDryPub1 chromosome 15, bDryPub1.pri, whole genome shotgun sequence and encodes:
- the LOC104299492 gene encoding natural killer cells antigen CD94-like: MEDEEGYTTLNLQPSASGITPRYPSSNKYSGFKAPASCATVDRTSASSSIWRPVAFAFLALCLVLLLGLIALLTLFFQVSKDPEEGKKLQEMRKALCFEVKEKNETKCAVCPASWHSGGADNCFYISKQKKTWKESQEFCSSRNSTLLVLKDRAKMVSLPQDTQFYWVGLSYMSERNGWYWEDGTAFSKRETNWAVLYDNIFCAFIYGQIIYASNPCSTKQLWICEKVAVELP